A portion of the Micromonospora tarapacensis genome contains these proteins:
- a CDS encoding phosphatase PAP2 family protein, with protein MAVNAAPSGEAPAGRLAGRWMPLLVVATGLGFGLLVLLVRLHLEPVTNVDRGVARELNEVVSPRPYLVNALNGTTRLGGRPIMLWLVGVAALLLVVRRQVRLAAYLLATTAGALLLDPSVKSLVGRLRPVVEAPVAIAPGNSFPSGHALGSMVVYGALLLVFLPEVRYRKLFAAAVALLVVAIGMTRIALGVHYLTDVLAGWLLGAVWLSVTAYAFRLWRREAGHPVAPLDDGLEPETDQAIKPAPDSSRPIPHRWVKTTEILTGWVFTFGILYAVGYLLKNYTEGTWLGRFDDGVVRWLQTLRTPPLDDVSWVWSKAGDIRAILAISLVFCAIALAVWRQGRPVVFVLLAMLGELALFLCTAASVQRDRPPVPQLDSPMSTSSFPSGHIAATMCIWVAVAVLIMDRVSSRWRWFAVVLAVVMPAGVALSRMYRGMHHPTDLLGAAILTALWVGLLWWVLRPNLRAAPADVRT; from the coding sequence ATGGCAGTCAACGCGGCGCCGTCCGGGGAAGCGCCGGCCGGTCGGCTGGCCGGCCGGTGGATGCCGCTGCTGGTCGTCGCGACCGGGCTCGGGTTCGGGCTGCTGGTGCTCCTCGTCCGGTTGCACCTGGAGCCGGTGACGAACGTCGACCGCGGTGTCGCCCGGGAGCTCAACGAGGTCGTGTCGCCCCGGCCGTACCTGGTGAACGCGCTCAACGGGACAACCCGGCTGGGCGGGCGGCCGATCATGCTCTGGCTGGTCGGCGTCGCCGCGCTGCTGCTGGTGGTGCGCCGGCAGGTCCGCCTCGCCGCCTACCTGCTGGCCACCACCGCCGGCGCGCTGCTGCTCGACCCGTCGGTGAAGTCGCTGGTCGGCCGGTTACGCCCGGTGGTCGAGGCACCGGTGGCGATCGCGCCCGGCAACAGCTTCCCGAGCGGGCACGCGCTCGGGTCGATGGTGGTCTACGGCGCGCTGCTGCTCGTGTTCCTGCCCGAGGTGCGCTACCGGAAGCTGTTCGCGGCGGCCGTCGCGCTGCTCGTGGTCGCGATCGGGATGACCCGGATCGCGCTCGGCGTGCACTACCTGACCGACGTGCTGGCCGGCTGGCTGCTCGGCGCGGTGTGGCTGAGCGTCACGGCGTACGCGTTCCGGCTGTGGCGGCGCGAGGCGGGGCACCCGGTGGCACCGCTCGACGACGGCCTGGAGCCGGAGACCGATCAGGCGATCAAACCGGCGCCGGACTCCAGCCGCCCGATCCCGCACCGCTGGGTCAAGACCACCGAGATCCTGACCGGCTGGGTGTTCACGTTCGGCATCCTGTACGCCGTCGGCTACCTGTTGAAGAACTACACCGAGGGCACCTGGCTGGGACGTTTCGACGACGGCGTGGTCCGGTGGCTGCAGACGTTGCGCACGCCCCCGCTGGACGATGTCAGCTGGGTGTGGAGCAAGGCCGGCGACATCCGCGCCATCCTGGCCATCTCGCTGGTGTTCTGCGCGATCGCGTTGGCCGTGTGGCGGCAGGGGCGACCTGTGGTGTTCGTGCTGCTCGCCATGCTCGGCGAGCTCGCCCTGTTCCTGTGCACCGCGGCCAGCGTCCAGCGGGACCGCCCGCCGGTGCCGCAGCTCGACAGCCCGATGTCGACGTCGTCGTTCCCGTCTGGGCACATCGCCGCGACGATGTGCATCTGGGTGGCGGTCGCGGTCCTGATCATGGACCGGGTGAGCAGCCGGTGGCGCTGGTTCGCCGTGGTGCTCGCGGTGGTCATGCCGGCCGGTGTCGCGCTGTCCCGGATGTACCGCGGCATGCACCACCCGACCGACCTGCTCGGCGCCGCGATCCTGACCGCGCTCTGGGTCGGCCTGCTGTGGTGGGTGCTACGGCCGAACCTGCGGGCGGCGCCGGCCGACGTGCGTACGTGA
- a CDS encoding monooxygenase, which produces MAEAYTPAPPAGGGTDEYRCQVLDPGLTKTAFLTGTQFMPENVAIAHHAIVYAVPAGGAQAVREHDAKTPGLGWQCFGGTGVAGAEVEEGDAAWVDTWAPGATETLLDQDAGHKLEPGSLLVLQIHYNLLATGDKPAGSDRSAVRLRLTDGTPQTRELETWSLDAPVDLPCAADEAGPLCDRAASIADVTKRFGADVGEMADRQVEECNQGGAPKPGDTQTCDHEVEAPMTLFAGFGHMHMLGRALKVELNPGTPKAKVVLDVPQFDFDNQRLMKLPSPVEIGPGDTLRVTCTHDAGLRKLVPQLKKLPPRYVVWGDGTSDEMCIGIMVVSPRKS; this is translated from the coding sequence ATGGCCGAGGCCTACACGCCCGCGCCGCCGGCGGGCGGCGGCACGGACGAGTACCGGTGCCAGGTGCTCGATCCGGGCCTGACCAAGACGGCGTTCCTGACCGGGACCCAGTTCATGCCGGAGAACGTCGCCATCGCGCACCACGCCATCGTGTACGCGGTGCCGGCGGGCGGCGCTCAAGCGGTGCGCGAGCACGACGCGAAGACCCCCGGCCTCGGCTGGCAGTGTTTCGGCGGGACCGGCGTGGCCGGCGCCGAGGTAGAAGAAGGTGACGCGGCGTGGGTGGACACCTGGGCGCCGGGCGCCACGGAGACGCTGCTCGACCAGGACGCCGGCCACAAGTTGGAGCCGGGCAGCCTGCTCGTCCTTCAGATCCACTACAACCTGCTCGCGACCGGCGACAAGCCGGCCGGGTCGGACCGCTCGGCGGTGCGGCTGCGGCTGACGGACGGTACGCCGCAGACCCGGGAACTCGAGACGTGGTCGCTCGACGCGCCGGTCGACCTGCCCTGCGCCGCCGACGAGGCGGGTCCGCTGTGCGACCGGGCGGCCTCGATCGCGGACGTGACGAAGCGGTTCGGGGCGGATGTCGGCGAAATGGCGGACCGCCAGGTGGAGGAGTGCAACCAGGGCGGCGCGCCGAAACCCGGTGACACCCAGACCTGCGACCACGAGGTGGAGGCGCCGATGACGCTGTTCGCCGGTTTCGGCCACATGCACATGCTCGGGCGGGCCTTGAAGGTCGAACTCAACCCGGGCACGCCGAAGGCCAAGGTCGTGCTGGATGTGCCGCAGTTCGACTTCGACAACCAGCGGCTGATGAAGCTGCCGTCGCCGGTGGAGATCGGTCCGGGGGACACGCTGCGGGTGACGTGTACGCACGACGCGGGGCTGCGCAAACTAGTGCCGCAGCTGAAGAAGCTGCCGCCGCGCTACGTGGTGTGGGGCGACGGTACCAGCGACGAGATGTGCATCGGCATCATGGTGGTCTCCCCCCGCAAGTCCTGA